The genomic stretch CCCGCAATCATCGCGGTCCACTCCATCCGGTTGTTCGTCGTCGCGGGTTCGAAACCGTGCCGCTCCTCGATGACCCGTCCGTCCCGGACGTAGACCGCGCCCCAGCCGCCGGGTCCCGGGTTCCCCTGGCAGGCGCCGTCGGTGAAGATGCCCGTCTGGGGGTCCTCCTCGGGTGCAGCTTCGGGAGGTCGGGAGGCCGCCGCGGCCGGTCTCGAACCGTCCCCGGCTGCCGCGGTTCCGCGCTTGGAGCGCCTGCGGCACGCGAGGCACAGCCGCGGCTGCCAGTTGGGGTACTTCGCCCGGACTGAGGCCGGGAGCGTGAACGGCTCGCCGCATGCCTCGCACCGGTACGTGGTCATCGCCACGACTCTAGAAGCCCGCGGGCTTCCGGACTACGCCTGCTGCAATCCGGCAGCTCATCCCCCGGGAGGTGTCCATGGCCGGCAGGCTTAACGGCAGGGTCGCCATTGTCACTGGCGCCGGCTCCCAGACCGAAGGCATCGGCAACGGACGCGCTACGGCCGTGCTCTTCGCCCGCGAAGGCGCCCGTGTCCTGCTGGTCGACCGCCGCCTCGAGGCTGCCGAGCTCACCGCTCGCCTCATCGCCGAGGAGCACGGCGAGGCCGAGCCCTTTGCCGCCGACGTCACCAGCGAAGCCGC from Tepidiforma thermophila encodes the following:
- a CDS encoding ribonuclease H family protein encodes the protein MTTYRCEACGEPFTLPASVRAKYPNWQPRLCLACRRRSKRGTAAAGDGSRPAAAASRPPEAAPEEDPQTGIFTDGACQGNPGPGGWGAVYVRDGRVIEERHGFEPATTNNRMEWTAMIAGLEMAPRDEPITVYSDSQLVVRTLNEWAKGWEARGWKRKDGPVMNLDLVQRAWALKQQLPLVRVAWVRGHATSRWNAYADELATSHFRKDA